One stretch of Pedobacter riviphilus DNA includes these proteins:
- a CDS encoding redoxin domain-containing protein yields MKTLKLLCLLIFAAGVVNAQGVKFSANKPAAGSTVKFTYEPKGTNLENLADVKCTAYTFFSKSNPKNTKIELVKEGSVYKGEISSPDSVTVVGLAFSVGDQKDEAPAGYVLEFTKAGKVPAEAYLNEAFLYGLAGNYYLGLTIDPEKAASLYKQAFALKPELKKKNLQQYLSVEYKADKDNGTKLINENISALSTLKEPKEEDLSTEISLYSLLKKKTQADSVKAIIIKKYPTGNYAWNDGMNSLYSTKDFAVQTQKADEMIAKFKLDPDKKVDVSRLNSIYSMLANSAVKAKDLGKFQDYAKKVTDKMTRASLYNNSFAWPSAEKKENIELAAQLSKQSLELIEASRNDEIPKYYSTKEEYLKYLDGAYGMYADTYGLLLYHQGKFKEALAMQEKAISLYATVPPDVSSRYVTYLIKDGQDGKAYNEAEKLIKEGKGNDSLKNEFKMLYTKLKKDGTYETYLANLEKAALEKERAEWIKKMINIPAPSFSLTNLKGETVSLASLKGKIVILDYWATWCGPCVSSFPGMQKALNKYASNPNIVFLFVNTWQTEENREKLVTDFITAKKYNFNVLYDTKNVKDPSKFDVVSAYKVDGIPTKFVIDGDGNIRFKAVGFSGSDDGVVKEIDSMIGLLAGKESSK; encoded by the coding sequence ATGAAAACCTTAAAATTGTTGTGCTTGCTCATATTTGCTGCTGGAGTAGTGAATGCACAAGGAGTGAAATTTTCTGCTAATAAGCCTGCGGCAGGAAGTACAGTTAAATTTACTTACGAACCCAAGGGAACTAATCTCGAAAATCTGGCAGATGTAAAATGTACCGCTTATACCTTTTTCTCAAAATCCAACCCTAAAAATACCAAGATAGAACTGGTTAAGGAAGGTTCGGTTTATAAAGGAGAAATCTCTAGTCCGGATAGTGTTACGGTGGTTGGACTTGCTTTTTCGGTTGGCGATCAAAAAGATGAAGCGCCTGCCGGTTATGTTTTAGAATTCACTAAAGCCGGGAAAGTGCCAGCTGAAGCTTATCTTAACGAAGCTTTCTTGTATGGATTGGCAGGGAATTACTATTTAGGGCTTACCATCGACCCTGAAAAGGCCGCTTCGCTATATAAACAAGCATTTGCTTTAAAACCTGAATTGAAAAAGAAAAACTTACAACAATATTTGTCTGTTGAATACAAAGCAGATAAAGACAATGGAACCAAACTGATCAATGAAAATATTTCTGCGCTATCAACATTAAAAGAACCAAAAGAAGAAGATTTGAGCACCGAAATAAGTCTTTACTCTCTATTAAAGAAAAAAACTCAGGCAGATTCTGTTAAAGCCATCATAATTAAAAAATATCCTACAGGAAATTACGCCTGGAATGATGGGATGAATTCACTTTATAGCACAAAAGATTTCGCTGTACAAACGCAAAAGGCCGATGAAATGATTGCTAAGTTTAAACTTGATCCAGATAAAAAAGTAGATGTAAGTAGATTGAATTCAATTTATAGCATGCTGGCTAACAGCGCTGTAAAAGCTAAGGATCTGGGGAAATTTCAGGATTACGCTAAAAAGGTCACCGATAAAATGACCAGGGCAAGTTTGTATAACAATAGTTTTGCCTGGCCTTCTGCTGAGAAAAAAGAGAATATCGAACTTGCTGCTCAGCTTTCAAAACAGTCGCTCGAATTGATAGAAGCATCAAGAAATGATGAGATACCAAAATATTACAGCACTAAAGAAGAATACCTCAAATATTTAGACGGTGCTTATGGCATGTATGCTGACACTTATGGACTGTTGCTATATCATCAAGGAAAATTTAAAGAAGCTTTGGCTATGCAAGAGAAGGCCATTTCTTTATATGCAACAGTTCCGCCCGATGTATCATCTCGTTATGTAACTTATTTAATTAAGGATGGTCAAGATGGTAAAGCTTATAACGAGGCCGAAAAATTGATTAAAGAGGGTAAAGGCAATGATTCCTTAAAAAACGAATTTAAAATGCTTTATACCAAACTAAAGAAAGATGGAACTTATGAAACGTACTTGGCCAATTTAGAAAAAGCAGCATTAGAAAAAGAGCGGGCAGAATGGATAAAAAAAATGATTAATATTCCAGCTCCTTCGTTTTCGTTAACCAACCTTAAAGGCGAAACTGTAAGTCTGGCCAGTTTGAAAGGAAAGATCGTAATTTTAGATTATTGGGCGACCTGGTGTGGACCTTGCGTGTCTTCTTTCCCAGGGATGCAAAAAGCCCTAAACAAATACGCCAGTAATCCAAATATAGTATTCCTATTTGTAAATACCTGGCAAACAGAAGAAAACAGAGAAAAATTGGTGACTGATTTTATTACTGCAAAGAAATACAATTTTAATGTGCTTTACGATACCAAAAACGTAAAAGACCCTTCCAAATTTGATGTGGTAAGCGCCTACAAAGTTGATGGAATTCCAACCAAATTTGTGATAGATGGGGATGGTAATATCAGGTTTAAAGCAGTAGGTTTCTCTGGCTCTGATGATGGGGTGGTGAAAGAAATAGATTCGATGATCGGCTTGCTGGCTGGAAAAGAATCGAGCAAATAA
- a CDS encoding glycosyltransferase family 4 protein produces the protein MRIGYDGKRAANNLTGLGNYSRSLIEHLAHQFPQHQYLVYAPKVKSSRQIDAFFENENIELKLPKNGPFLWRTLNILKDLSQDDCQIFHGLSHEIPLAIQHTRIKSIVTIHDLIFLRFPRYYKFIDRKLYEWKSKSACKRANKIIAISEKTKEDIIDLYGINPEKIEVIYQSCDDSFKTPFAKETLSRIRATYKLPDKYILNVGTIEERKNLKLAVQALKEVNEEYKLVVIGKQTAYFTTVEKEIEKLGLKNRILFLKNIPFADLPGIYQMASVFVYPSFYEGFGIPIIEALYSGVPVVAATGSCLEEAGGPDSLYVSPNDATALTKAINQILESPQLQKEMKEKGVKFVQKFNSPVVTQQLMDCYLSL, from the coding sequence ATGCGTATAGGATACGATGGCAAGCGTGCCGCCAATAATTTAACAGGACTGGGTAATTACAGCCGCTCTTTAATTGAGCATTTGGCACATCAGTTTCCTCAACACCAATACTTGGTGTACGCCCCAAAAGTAAAATCCTCCAGACAGATTGATGCTTTTTTTGAAAATGAAAACATTGAACTGAAGCTTCCTAAAAACGGACCGTTTTTATGGAGGACTTTAAACATCTTAAAAGATTTAAGTCAGGATGACTGTCAGATTTTTCATGGGCTCAGTCATGAAATTCCATTGGCCATACAGCATACAAGGATTAAATCGATCGTTACCATTCATGATTTAATTTTTCTTCGCTTTCCTCGGTATTATAAATTTATCGACCGGAAATTATACGAATGGAAAAGTAAATCTGCTTGTAAACGAGCCAATAAGATTATCGCCATCAGCGAAAAAACAAAAGAGGACATTATCGATCTATACGGAATTAACCCCGAAAAGATTGAGGTAATTTACCAGAGCTGCGATGATAGTTTTAAAACACCTTTCGCGAAAGAAACGTTAAGCAGGATTAGGGCAACCTATAAACTGCCTGATAAATATATTCTGAATGTTGGCACCATTGAAGAACGTAAAAATCTAAAATTGGCGGTTCAGGCTTTAAAAGAAGTAAACGAAGAATATAAATTGGTAGTGATTGGTAAACAAACTGCTTATTTTACAACTGTTGAGAAAGAAATAGAAAAGCTTGGTCTTAAAAACAGGATCTTATTCCTAAAAAACATTCCTTTTGCCGATCTACCCGGCATTTATCAAATGGCAAGCGTTTTTGTTTATCCTTCCTTTTACGAGGGTTTTGGTATTCCCATTATTGAGGCTTTGTATTCAGGCGTTCCGGTGGTTGCAGCAACAGGTTCATGCTTAGAAGAAGCCGGTGGGCCAGATAGCTTATATGTTTCGCCAAATGATGCCACTGCACTTACAAAAGCCATTAATCAAATTCTAGAAAGCCCTCAGCTGCAAAAAGAGATGAAAGAAAAAGGGGTGAAATTTGTTCAAAAATTCAATAGTCCTGTTGTTACTCAGCAATTAATGGATTGCTACCTATCTCTTTAA
- a CDS encoding DUF4136 domain-containing protein: MGWGWRGGWGNPFWGGGTYVNQYIEGTIIIDFLDPAKKILFWHGQGSGFNLDSFNKREQRLYTGVKEILAQYPPTVTAAR, translated from the coding sequence CTGGGTTGGGGCTGGCGTGGCGGTTGGGGTAATCCATTCTGGGGCGGTGGAACCTATGTAAACCAATATATCGAAGGCACAATTATTATCGATTTCTTAGACCCTGCTAAAAAGATTTTATTCTGGCACGGACAAGGATCTGGTTTTAATCTCGATAGTTTCAATAAAAGAGAACAACGTTTATATACAGGAGTAAAAGAAATACTGGCACAATATCCGCCAACAGTTACAGCAGCTAGATAA
- a CDS encoding 2,3,4,5-tetrahydropyridine-2,6-dicarboxylate N-succinyltransferase, with protein MYSDLKKLIEAAWEDRTLLKYSNYCEAIEAVIMGLDKGEIRVAEPVLNSWGINEWVKKAVILYFPIREMKEIKSGPFVYHDKMDLKTDYKTTGVRVVPMASARYGAFLAKGVIMMPSYVNIGAYVDEGTMVDTWATVGSCAQIGKRVHLSGGVGIGGVLEPVQAAPVIIEDDAFLGSRAIVVEGVKVEREAVLGANVVLTASTKIIDVTGPTPVEYKGIVPARSVVIPGSYTKKFPAGEFQVPCALIIGKRKESTDKKTSLNDALRENNVAV; from the coding sequence ATGTATTCAGATTTAAAGAAATTAATTGAAGCCGCTTGGGAGGATAGAACCCTTTTAAAATACAGCAACTATTGCGAAGCCATTGAAGCCGTTATTATGGGTCTTGATAAGGGTGAAATCCGTGTTGCTGAACCAGTTTTAAACTCTTGGGGCATTAATGAATGGGTAAAGAAGGCTGTAATTTTATATTTCCCGATTCGCGAGATGAAAGAAATTAAAAGCGGACCTTTTGTTTACCATGATAAAATGGATTTAAAAACCGACTATAAAACAACTGGTGTACGTGTTGTGCCTATGGCAAGTGCGCGTTATGGTGCGTTTTTAGCAAAAGGTGTAATCATGATGCCCTCGTACGTAAACATTGGCGCTTATGTTGATGAAGGTACCATGGTTGATACTTGGGCTACTGTTGGTTCTTGTGCACAAATTGGTAAACGCGTTCACTTAAGCGGTGGTGTAGGTATTGGTGGTGTTTTAGAGCCTGTACAAGCTGCTCCGGTTATTATCGAAGATGATGCATTCTTAGGTTCTAGAGCAATTGTTGTTGAAGGTGTTAAAGTAGAAAGAGAAGCTGTTTTAGGTGCTAACGTAGTGTTAACAGCATCAACTAAAATTATTGATGTAACCGGCCCTACCCCGGTAGAATATAAAGGAATTGTTCCTGCACGTTCGGTTGTAATACCAGGCAGCTATACTAAAAAATTCCCTGCTGGCGAATTTCAGGTTCCTTGTGCTTTAATTATTGGTAAACGTAAAGAAAGTACAGATAAGAAGACTTCGCTTAACGATGCGTTGAGAGAAAATAATGTAGCGGTATAA
- a CDS encoding RNA-binding S4 domain-containing protein — MTETEKLRIDKYLWAIRLFKTRSLATDACKAGRVKLKGQNIKPSAIVKVGDVYQVSKGIEKKIIEVVALSYNRTDSPTALTKYKDLTPVEETHAFKSMFHAPSLKRDRGTGRPTKKDRRETDDLIGGMFEEED, encoded by the coding sequence ATGACAGAGACTGAAAAACTTAGGATAGATAAGTATTTGTGGGCAATCAGGTTATTTAAAACCCGAAGCCTGGCTACCGATGCCTGTAAAGCAGGTAGGGTGAAACTCAAGGGGCAGAATATTAAACCTTCAGCAATTGTGAAAGTTGGCGATGTTTACCAGGTATCAAAAGGAATTGAAAAGAAAATTATAGAAGTTGTAGCACTCTCTTACAATAGAACAGATTCGCCAACAGCCTTAACAAAATATAAAGACTTAACGCCAGTTGAAGAAACACACGCTTTTAAATCGATGTTTCATGCGCCTAGTTTAAAACGCGATAGGGGAACAGGCCGACCTACGAAGAAAGATCGCCGTGAAACGGATGATCTGATTGGTGGAATGTTTGAAGAGGAGGATTAG
- a CDS encoding nucleoside deaminase — protein MENKSQHKEYMKMAIELSVQNVSENIGGPFGAVVVKDGKLIAKSANKVTSTNDPTAHAEVSAIRLACTELNTFDLSGCVIYTSCEPCPMCLGAIYWARIDTIYYANTKADAEHIGFSDKFIYEELDKPMENRSLPVIQLMRDEALAAFKLWETSPMRIEY, from the coding sequence ATGGAAAATAAAAGTCAACATAAAGAGTATATGAAGATGGCAATTGAGTTATCTGTGCAAAATGTGAGCGAGAACATTGGCGGACCTTTTGGGGCTGTAGTGGTAAAAGATGGGAAGTTGATTGCCAAATCAGCAAATAAAGTAACTTCTACCAACGACCCAACCGCCCATGCAGAAGTTTCAGCCATTAGACTGGCCTGTACCGAATTAAATACTTTCGATTTAAGTGGCTGTGTAATTTACACCAGCTGTGAGCCTTGCCCTATGTGTTTAGGTGCAATTTATTGGGCAAGAATTGATACGATTTATTATGCTAATACCAAGGCTGATGCAGAACATATTGGTTTTAGTGATAAGTTCATCTATGAAGAGTTAGACAAGCCCATGGAAAACAGAAGCTTGCCAGTTATCCAGCTGATGCGCGATGAAGCCTTAGCAGCCTTTAAACTATGGGAAACATCGCCAATGAGGATAGAATACTAA
- a CDS encoding OmpH family outer membrane protein — MERRTFKTFGLLATATLITAFSACQNKDTKTTETKKTEGTTAAVSPTEKIVYVNSDSLLTKYEYFKDLKVKFEGKTKNAQADMQAKGQAFQREVAQYQQSAQTLSADQRKSTEERLARKQQELQTYQQNAGGALQNEQAAENEKLYDKVAEYLKGYAKEKGYKMVLTYSKGNSAILFADESLDVTSEVIKGLNAEYSKK; from the coding sequence ATGGAAAGAAGAACCTTTAAAACCTTTGGTTTACTTGCAACAGCAACTTTGATAACTGCTTTCTCTGCATGCCAGAACAAAGACACTAAAACTACAGAAACTAAAAAAACAGAGGGTACTACTGCAGCGGTTTCTCCAACTGAGAAAATTGTGTATGTAAACTCCGACTCGTTACTTACAAAATATGAATACTTCAAAGATCTTAAAGTGAAATTTGAAGGTAAGACCAAAAATGCTCAGGCAGATATGCAGGCTAAAGGTCAGGCTTTTCAAAGAGAAGTTGCACAATACCAGCAATCGGCACAAACTTTATCGGCCGATCAACGTAAAAGTACTGAAGAGCGTTTAGCACGTAAACAACAAGAACTACAAACTTACCAACAAAATGCTGGTGGAGCTTTACAGAATGAGCAAGCTGCTGAGAATGAAAAACTTTACGATAAAGTAGCTGAATATTTAAAAGGTTACGCTAAAGAAAAAGGTTATAAAATGGTTTTAACTTACTCAAAAGGTAATAGTGCTATTTTATTTGCTGATGAAAGCTTAGATGTAACATCAGAAGTAATTAAAGGCTTAAACGCAGAATACAGCAAAAAATAA
- a CDS encoding EcsC family protein has product MTYDQKIKSELGFWKFKILQKPSLLSKVTDKVQKKINSYIPDKVHNAITTAIKQMVKAVLFGSTFTTSKPITNLTLMHREALIKQKIENYKKTGAAEGGITGAGGFLMSLADFPLLLGIKMKMLFDIAAVYGYDVKDYRERLFILHIFQLAFSSKEESQNVFIKMQDWDDKAHQLPTNIDEFDWLTFQQQYRDYIDLAKLAQMLPFVGAAVGAVANYKLIEKLGKTAMMSYRMRYFNLQYAINSSQETENRKLETEN; this is encoded by the coding sequence ATGACATACGACCAAAAAATAAAGAGTGAACTGGGTTTCTGGAAGTTTAAAATCTTGCAGAAACCTTCGCTTTTGAGTAAGGTGACGGATAAAGTGCAGAAAAAAATAAACAGCTATATTCCAGACAAAGTTCACAATGCCATTACTACTGCGATTAAACAAATGGTTAAGGCAGTTCTTTTTGGTTCAACATTCACCACATCAAAACCCATTACCAATTTAACTTTAATGCACCGCGAAGCATTAATTAAGCAAAAGATAGAAAATTATAAAAAAACAGGCGCTGCTGAAGGTGGAATTACAGGCGCAGGTGGTTTTTTAATGAGTCTGGCTGATTTTCCGTTGTTGCTGGGCATAAAAATGAAAATGCTTTTTGATATAGCCGCAGTTTACGGATATGATGTTAAAGATTACCGCGAACGTTTATTTATTTTACACATCTTTCAACTGGCCTTTTCAAGTAAAGAAGAAAGTCAGAATGTTTTCATAAAAATGCAGGATTGGGATGATAAAGCACATCAATTACCTACTAATATTGATGAATTTGACTGGCTTACCTTCCAACAGCAGTACCGCGATTATATTGATTTAGCTAAACTTGCGCAGATGCTTCCTTTTGTGGGCGCAGCAGTTGGTGCAGTTGCCAATTATAAACTGATCGAAAAACTGGGTAAAACAGCCATGATGAGCTACCGGATGAGGTATTTCAATTTGCAGTACGCAATTAACAGTTCGCAGGAAACTGAAAACCGTAAACTAGAAACTGAAAACTAA
- a CDS encoding DUF4136 domain-containing protein: MKTTQKLLMLFTVVLALAGCTTLRTASDYDKNVDLSGYKTYNFYDKGIARVKLNNLDKRRLIAAVESEMNAKGFTKSDRPDLLVNLVVVAREKTDVYGPGYYGGWVGAGVAVGVIHSGAVEPM, from the coding sequence ATGAAAACGACACAAAAATTATTAATGCTTTTTACAGTAGTATTGGCATTAGCAGGATGTACAACACTCCGTACCGCATCTGACTATGATAAAAATGTTGATTTAAGTGGTTATAAAACTTACAATTTTTACGATAAAGGCATAGCGAGGGTTAAACTTAATAATCTGGATAAGCGCAGATTAATAGCTGCTGTTGAATCTGAAATGAACGCTAAAGGATTTACAAAATCTGATCGCCCGGATTTATTAGTGAACCTGGTGGTGGTTGCCCGAGAAAAAACCGATGTATATGGCCCAGGTTATTATGGTGGCTGGGTTGGGGCTGGCGTGGCGGTTGGGGTAATCCATTCTGGGGCGGTGGAACCTATGTAA
- a CDS encoding PadR family transcriptional regulator, with protein sequence MAVNNELFKGTLQTIILNLLSENEKMYGYEITQKVKSITQGELMLKEGALYPALHKLEAEGLLETTTEVVENRVRKYYSLSKDGEKEVVNKLQEAKDFIAQLQLLLNLKPAI encoded by the coding sequence ATGGCAGTTAATAATGAATTATTTAAAGGTACTTTGCAGACCATCATTTTAAATCTTTTATCAGAAAATGAGAAGATGTATGGTTATGAGATTACTCAAAAAGTAAAATCTATTACCCAGGGCGAGTTAATGTTAAAGGAGGGGGCATTATATCCTGCCTTACATAAATTAGAAGCCGAAGGTTTATTGGAAACAACAACAGAAGTGGTAGAAAACAGGGTGAGGAAATATTATTCCTTATCAAAAGATGGAGAGAAAGAAGTCGTAAATAAATTGCAGGAAGCGAAAGATTTTATTGCCCAGCTACAGTTATTATTAAACTTAAAACCTGCAATTTAA